The DNA region CTCCCGGTCTGCAATGTTGATTGTTAAATCCGGATTCAACACGGTAAAAATATACCACGACATACAGAGCACGAGTCCATCCAGAAGAGCGGTAAAAAGTGTTTCGCGATTTCGATTTAAAGCAGGCAAAGGGTTATCTTCAATTCCGTTGAAATTGTCAGAACTCGTTCAGCCTGACAATATAAAAGGTAATTTTGGTATTAAACACACATATTCTTGTTCAAATTAGAGAAAACTTCGTCATCGTCAAAAGCCCGTACTGGAATTTTAAAAACCGATCACGGTTCTATAAAAACCCCCATCTTTATGCCGGTTGGAACTGTGGGCAGTGTAAAGGCCGTGAACCAGGATGATCTTGCTGATAAAGTGAAAGCTCAAATTATCCTGGGTAATACCTATCATTTGTACCTGAGACCGGGAAATGAAATTATGGAGAATGCCGGCGGATTACATTCGTTCATGCGCTGGGATCGTCCGATTTTAACCGATTCAGGTGGATACCAAATTTTCTCTCTCTCTGATAACCGAAAACTGGAAGAAGAAGGGGCAACTTTCAAAAGTCATCTTGACGGCTCCAAGCATCTTTTTACCCCCGAAAATGTTGTAGAAACTCAGCGCGTACTCGGTTCAGATATCATCATGATATTGGATGAGTGCCCGCCCTATCCCGCAGAAAAAAGCTACGTACATGAGTCCATGGGGCTTACGCATCGCTGGGCAAAACGCGGCCGTGAGGCTTTCCTGACTTCAAAACCAAAATATGGGCACTCCCAGGCACAGTTTGGTATTGTGCAGGGAGGAACATTTAAAGATCTCAGAAAAGAGTCCTCTGAATATATGGCTTCACTCAATTTTGAAGGACTGGCCATAGGCGGGCTCAGTGTGGGTGAACCGAATGAACTGATGTATGAAATTACCGATTTTAACACCGAACATCTGCCCGAAGAGAAGCCCCGTTACCTGATGGGAGTGGGAACACCGGCAAACCTGCTGCAGTGTGTGGCCCGTGGTGTGGACATGTTTGATTGTGTGATGCCAACCCGAAATGCCCGTAACGGAATGATTTTTACCCGGTATGGAAAGATCAACCTCCGAAATGCAAAGTGGAAACATCATCATCAGCCGCTGGATACCGATTTCCCGAGTGATCTTTGCAGTAAATATAAAATGAGCTATCTGCATCACCTGTTTAAAGCCAATGAACTTCTTGGTCTGGAGCTCGCATCCAAACAGAACCTGACGTTTTATCTCTGGCTGATGAGCGAAGCCAGGAGTAGAATTGAAGATGATACATTTTCGGATTGGTACCCTGGAATGTCGGAAACTGTTGACAAAAAGATTTAAAACAGGACAGGTTCCCTGTGTACCTGATTAATTCTCCGCACCTTTTTCAGACGTTTCGATAAAAGCTCCAGTGAGGGATTCCTCGCGAATCAGAGCTTTAAAAAGGATATCAAAATCCAGCCAAATGGAATAATTCTGCAGGTAATGCAAATCAAACTGAGCTTGTTCTTTTTCACTTGAAACTCTGTCTCTGTTTATTTGCACGTATCCGGTCAGGCCGCTTTTATAGGATCTGGAATTCTCTCCGGGCATTTGCTGCGACCCCACAAGACTCAATTTCCCTAACAGTATGCCCCAGGAAAGTCTGAACCGATTTAAAACTTTTTCGGTAAACGTATGATGTGAATTCAACCGAATTACCCGCCATTTTTTTCCGTTAAAAACGGGTATTTCGTATTTCTTTTTTCCCGGTGAAAGCAGCCAAACCCAGGTAAATGGAAGCAATACCAATAGAAATCCAAGACTCAGGCCAACATCAAAAAGGCGTTTGAGTACAATTTGAATAGGATTAAAATAATTCAGTTCCGGATCTTCCTCGGCTATAGAATCGAAATATTCTACTTCAGACTTACCTAAAATAAAATCCATCCCCGCCGGAACAACTTTAATTTCGGTTCTCTCACCCCTGAGTTTTCTGATCGATGTAAGTAATGTTTTATAACTCACAGAATCCATCAGAAATAGAAACAAATCTACACGATCTGATTGAATTTTATCGGTCAGATCGGATGCTATCGTTCGATTCAAACCCTCTGATTCTGTTTTATTAAAAGTTTCAGGCGATAAGCTGCCTGCGATTTCAACTTCCCAGCCGGCCTTCAGGTTAATTTTATTTTTAATGGA from Rhodohalobacter sp. SW132 includes:
- the tgt gene encoding tRNA guanosine(34) transglycosylase Tgt — translated: MFKLEKTSSSSKARTGILKTDHGSIKTPIFMPVGTVGSVKAVNQDDLADKVKAQIILGNTYHLYLRPGNEIMENAGGLHSFMRWDRPILTDSGGYQIFSLSDNRKLEEEGATFKSHLDGSKHLFTPENVVETQRVLGSDIIMILDECPPYPAEKSYVHESMGLTHRWAKRGREAFLTSKPKYGHSQAQFGIVQGGTFKDLRKESSEYMASLNFEGLAIGGLSVGEPNELMYEITDFNTEHLPEEKPRYLMGVGTPANLLQCVARGVDMFDCVMPTRNARNGMIFTRYGKINLRNAKWKHHHQPLDTDFPSDLCSKYKMSYLHHLFKANELLGLELASKQNLTFYLWLMSEARSRIEDDTFSDWYPGMSETVDKKI